In the genome of Anabas testudineus chromosome 4, fAnaTes1.2, whole genome shotgun sequence, one region contains:
- the rfc4 gene encoding replication factor C subunit 4, which translates to MQAFLKGATVQSIRPQKDKASAGPSTEKKAKAIPWVEKYRPKCVDEVAFQEEVVAVLKKSLQGADLPNLLFYGPPGTGKTSTILAAARELYGPGLFRQRVLELNASDERGIQVIREKVKNFAQLTVAGTRTDGKPCPPFKIIILDEADSMTAPAQAALRRTMEKESRTTRFCLICNYISRIIEPLTSRCSKFRFKPLASQIQEERLLDICDKENLKYTKESIAALVRVSEGDLRKAITFLQSATRLHVNKEITERAVVEIAGIVPPKMIDNLLQLCFKGTFEKLEVAVRDMVDEGYAATQILSQLHESIIEGDLNDKQKSVITEKMAVVDKCLSDGADEYLQMLSLCSVIMQQASQSN; encoded by the exons ATGCAGGCCTTTTTGAAGGGAGCGACTGTTCAGTCTATCAGGCCTCAAAAGGACAAGGCCAGCGCAGGACCCAGTACAGAGAAGAAAGCGAAGGCTATCCCTTGGGTAGAAAAATA CAGGCCAAAGTGTGTTGATGAGGTGGCTTTTCAAGAGGAGGTGGTAGCAGTGCTGAAAAAGTCTCTGCAAGGAGCTGAT CTTCCCAATTTGCTTTTCTATGGTCCTCCTGGAACAGGAAAGACCTCCACCATCTTGGCTGCTGCCAGAGAACTTTACGG CCCAGGGCTGTTCAGACAGAGGGTGTTGGAGCTCAATGCCTCAGATGAACGAGGCATCCAAGTTATCAGAGAGAAGGTCAAGAACTTTGCTCAGCTCACTGTGGCTGGGACTCGCACAGA TGGAAAGCCATGTCCTCCATTTAAGATCATCATCCTGGATGAGGCAGACTCCATGACAGCACCAGCACAAGCTGCTCTCAGACGGACAATGGAGAAGGAGTCTCGGACCACCAGATTCTGTCTCATCTGCAACTACATCAGCAG GATTATTGAGCCTCTGACCTCCAGATGTTCCAAGTTTCGCTTCAAACCCCTGGCCAGTCAGATCCAAGAAGAGCGGCTGCTGGACATATGTGACAAGGAGAACCTCAAATACACCaaggag AGTATAGCAGCGCTGGTGAGGGTGTCTGAGGGAGACCTGCGGAAAGCCATCACCTTCCTTCAGAGTGCCACACGCCTCCACGTCAACAAAGAGATCACAGAGCGTGCTGTTGTAGAAATAGCCGGG ATTGTCCCTCCCAAGATGATTGACAACCTGCTACAGCTTTGCTTTAAAGGCACATTTGAGAAACTAGAGGTTGCAGTCAGG GACATGGTTGATGAGGGCTATGCAGCCACACAGATCCTGAGCCAGCTCCATGAGTCCATCATAGAGGGAGACCTCAACGATAAGCAGAAGTCAGTCATCACTGAGAAGATGGCT GTGGTAGATAAGTGCCTGTCAGATGGGGCTGACGAGTACCTGCAGATGTTGAGCCTGTGTTCAGTCATCATGCAGCAGGCCTCCCAGAGCAACTAA